The following proteins are encoded in a genomic region of Brachypodium distachyon strain Bd21 chromosome 1, Brachypodium_distachyon_v3.0, whole genome shotgun sequence:
- the LOC100825246 gene encoding WAT1-related protein At1g43650 isoform X2, which produces MPLPVACCCSGRVESTAVIPMHASGAAAASGLQEPLVAHGLYKHRPLVPSSDAAFLLEAKKLLTHSVLFATAERAYIFEIMGGSMWMRYAPHNMMILVQLSYTLMYFVTEDAFNRGLNPYVYVTYRHLLVALLLCPFAYFHEKKLRPKMTLMLFLEIFVLSLLGVSLTLNMYFASLKYTSPTFVTAMANTVASITFAIAIVLRMEIVDVKSPRGLAKVAGTAVSFAGVTTMTFYKGAAIASPWKAPIHIHGSNAVHGSWVKGSLLAVASCVCWSIWYIMQAGSVERYPAELSLTAWMATVGGIQSAAFTVLLQHRKEDWLVGFGLNFWCIIYSGIACSGFAVFAQLWCTEKKGPVFVTMFNPVSTIMVAILAYFICGENLYVGSIIGGGVVILGMYMLLWGKDKDQEYNASSSKELQGSDLDWEKQAKMADVSSVQNDSQPETKTMT; this is translated from the exons ATGCCTTTACCTgttgcctgctgctgctcaggTAGAGTAGAGAGCACAGCAGTAatacccatgcatgcatcaggtgctgctgctgcttcaggCCTTCAAGAGCCACTAGTAGCCCACGGCCTCTATAAACACAGGCCGCTCGTACCGTCCTCTGATGCAGCATTTCTTCTCGAGGCAAAGAAATTACTAACACACTCGGTTCTCTTCGCTACCGCGGAGAGAGCATATATCTTTGAGATCATGGGAGGGTCGATGTGGATGAGGTACGCGCCGCACAACATGATGATCCTGGTGCAGCTGTCCTACACCTTGATGTACTTCGTCACGGAGGACGCCTTCAACCGGGGCCTCAACCCCTACGTTTACGTGACCTACCGGCacctcctcgtcgccctcctcctctgcccgtTCGCCTACTTCCATGAAAA GAAGTTGAGGCCCAAGATGACGTTGATGCTGTTCCTGGAGATTTTTGTGCTCTCCCTTCTGGG GGTGAGCTTGACTCTGAACATGTACTTCGCGAGCCTCAAGTACACGTCCCCAACATTCGTCACCGCCATGGCGAACACCGTCGCCTCCATCACCTTCGCCATCGCCATCGTCCTCAG GATGGAGATCGTGGACGTGAAGAGCCCGCGAGGCCTGGCGAAGGTCGCGGGCACGGCGGTGTCGTTCGCCGGAGTGACCACCATGACCTTCTACAAAGGAGCAGCCATCGCGAGCCCATGGAAGGCGCCCATCCACATCCACGGCAGCAACGCCGTGCACGGTAGCTGGGTCAAAGGGTCGCTCCTCGCCGTGGCCAGCTGCGTCTGCTGGTCGATCTGGTACATCATGCAG GCGGGGTCCGTGGAGAGGTACCCGGCGGAGCTGTCGCTGACGGCGTGGATGGCCACGGTCGGGGGGATACAGTCGGCTGCCTTCACGGTGTTGCTGCAGCACAGGAAGGAGGACTGGCTCGTAGGGTTCGGCCTCAACTTCTGGTGCATCATATACTCT GGGATCGCGTGCAGTGGCTTCGCGGTGTTCGCGCAGCTGTGGTGCACGGAGAAGAAAGGCCCTGTCTTCGTCACCATGTTCAACCCCGTCTCCACCATCATGGTCGCCATCCTGGCCTACTTCATCTGCGGCGAAAATCTTTACGTCGGAAG CATAATCGGAGGAGGGGTGGTCATACTGGGCATGTACATGCTGCTGTGGGGCAAGGACAAAGATCAAGAGTACAAcgcgagcagcagcaaggaGCTGCAGGGGTCCGATCTGGACTGGGAGAAGCAGGCAAAGATGGCCGACGTTTCTTCAGTACAGAACGATTCTCAGCCAGAGACGAAGACGATGACATAG
- the LOC100825246 gene encoding WAT1-related protein At2g39510 isoform X1: MPLPVACCCSGRVESTAVIPMHASGAAAASGLQEPLVAHGLYKHRPLVPSSDAAFLLEAKKLLTHSVLFATAERAYIFEIMGGSMWMRYAPHNMMILVQLSYTLMYFVTEDAFNRGLNPYVYVTYRHLLVALLLCPFAYFHEKKLRPKMTLMLFLEIFVLSLLGVSLTLNMYFASLKYTSPTFVTAMANTVASITFAIAIVLRMEIVDVKSPRGLAKVAGTAVSFAGVTTMTFYKGAAIASPWKAPIHIHGSNAVHGSWVKGSLLAVASCVCWSIWYIMQAGSVERYPAELSLTAWMATVGGIQSAAFTVLLQHRKEDWLVGFGLNFWCIIYSCVCVLGSGDRVQWLRGVRAAVVHGEERPCLRHHVQPRLHHHGRHPGLLHLRRKSLRRKHNRRRGGHTGHVHAAVGQGQRSRVQREQQQGAAGVRSGLGEAGKDGRRFFSTERFSARDEDDDIEGLGRHRFFSTELYLPEPRAFRFLVFWCTGVLVPSRNPN; the protein is encoded by the exons ATGCCTTTACCTgttgcctgctgctgctcaggTAGAGTAGAGAGCACAGCAGTAatacccatgcatgcatcaggtgctgctgctgcttcaggCCTTCAAGAGCCACTAGTAGCCCACGGCCTCTATAAACACAGGCCGCTCGTACCGTCCTCTGATGCAGCATTTCTTCTCGAGGCAAAGAAATTACTAACACACTCGGTTCTCTTCGCTACCGCGGAGAGAGCATATATCTTTGAGATCATGGGAGGGTCGATGTGGATGAGGTACGCGCCGCACAACATGATGATCCTGGTGCAGCTGTCCTACACCTTGATGTACTTCGTCACGGAGGACGCCTTCAACCGGGGCCTCAACCCCTACGTTTACGTGACCTACCGGCacctcctcgtcgccctcctcctctgcccgtTCGCCTACTTCCATGAAAA GAAGTTGAGGCCCAAGATGACGTTGATGCTGTTCCTGGAGATTTTTGTGCTCTCCCTTCTGGG GGTGAGCTTGACTCTGAACATGTACTTCGCGAGCCTCAAGTACACGTCCCCAACATTCGTCACCGCCATGGCGAACACCGTCGCCTCCATCACCTTCGCCATCGCCATCGTCCTCAG GATGGAGATCGTGGACGTGAAGAGCCCGCGAGGCCTGGCGAAGGTCGCGGGCACGGCGGTGTCGTTCGCCGGAGTGACCACCATGACCTTCTACAAAGGAGCAGCCATCGCGAGCCCATGGAAGGCGCCCATCCACATCCACGGCAGCAACGCCGTGCACGGTAGCTGGGTCAAAGGGTCGCTCCTCGCCGTGGCCAGCTGCGTCTGCTGGTCGATCTGGTACATCATGCAG GCGGGGTCCGTGGAGAGGTACCCGGCGGAGCTGTCGCTGACGGCGTGGATGGCCACGGTCGGGGGGATACAGTCGGCTGCCTTCACGGTGTTGCTGCAGCACAGGAAGGAGGACTGGCTCGTAGGGTTCGGCCTCAACTTCTGGTGCATCATATACTCT tgtgtgtgtgttcttggtTCAGGGGATCGCGTGCAGTGGCTTCGCGGTGTTCGCGCAGCTGTGGTGCACGGAGAAGAAAGGCCCTGTCTTCGTCACCATGTTCAACCCCGTCTCCACCATCATGGTCGCCATCCTGGCCTACTTCATCTGCGGCGAAAATCTTTACGTCGGAAG CATAATCGGAGGAGGGGTGGTCATACTGGGCATGTACATGCTGCTGTGGGGCAAGGACAAAGATCAAGAGTACAAcgcgagcagcagcaaggaGCTGCAGGGGTCCGATCTGGACTGGGAGAAGCAGGCAAAGATGGCCGACGTTTCTTCAGTACAGAACGATTCTCAGCCAGAGACGAAGACGATGACATAGAAGGGTTGGGTCGCCATCGTTTCTTCAGCACAGAACTGTACCTGCCTGAACCGCGTGCATTCCGATTTTTGGTTTTCTGGTGCACTGGCGTTTTAGTGCCTTCCAGAAATCCTAACTAG
- the LOC100825549 gene encoding uncharacterized protein LOC100825549 yields the protein MGFVSFAGRVLFASVFLLSAYQEFSEFGVDGGPAAKSLKPKFNSFTRNISAHLGVVVPHVELKHVIAATIGLKGLGGLLFIFSSSFGAYLLALYLAFITPVVYDFYNYDMEKSEFVQLFIKFTQNLALFGALLFFLGMKNSIPKRQAKKKAPKPKTN from the exons ATGGGGTTCGTGTCCTTCGCCGGGAGGGTCCTCTTCGCCtctgtcttcctcctctccgcctATCAGGA GTTTAGTGAGTTCGGAGTTGATGGTGGACCAGCTGCAAAGTCTCTTAAGCCTAAGTTCAACAGTTTCACCAGAAACATATCTGCCCATCTGGGAGTTGTGGTGCCCCATGTTGAG TTGAAGCATGTGATTGCTGCTACCATTGGTCTGAAGGGTCTGGGAGGTCTCCTGTTTATCTTCAGCAGTTCATTCGGTGCTTATCTCCTG GCGCTCTACCTTGCTTTTATCACACCTGTGGTCTATGACTTCTACAACTACGACATGGAGAAGAGTGAATTTGTGCAGCTCTTCATCAAGTTTACACAG AATCTCGCACTCTTCGGCGcgcttcttttcttcctggGCATGAAGAACTCCATTCCCAAGCGACAGGCCAAGAAGAAGGCTCCCAAGCCAAAGACAAACTAG